From the Excalfactoria chinensis isolate bCotChi1 chromosome 1, bCotChi1.hap2, whole genome shotgun sequence genome, one window contains:
- the MPHOSPH8 gene encoding M-phase phosphoprotein 8 isoform X2, with product MAAAGSGVEAAAARLEGAGEEEETETAAGDGENEVVDGGGAGGAAGSQATGGESEEEEDVFEVEKILDVKTEGGVILYKVRWKGYTSDDDTWEPEVHLEDCKEVLLEFRKKLVDTKPKPVKKDLQKLCLNDDLFEAESDNDEQSETKEDISPKKKKKKSKEGEDRSVDDLKKKKSKSTKVKEKARTECEGSSDSLGLDSKPKKRTSETKEDSKDPKKQRKEDTKEVKKKKGEVKDVKVKTKEDSKESKKSRKEKQGDAQFDAEPSVLDGALFQEVDHENPGLGSENKEEEQQVKSEKESLEEEIAEKDSIADRLLDGSASNEDESVEVKAKRKKKKNQKIEDCKEEGRKVEIKDVYLEKKSMLKKQKSQEKVKVVAAESEKASAAPVLAQKALKEKEIKKTEMKEKSVKKESEKEEKSRKEQKVVKGYKDIKSALDTFNVASEEKKEYSENNCKREEPSLEYKFIEELKLKDSKVHKERRIKDEAETWNYVAAGGGREVVDVCQMENSDGKQQVLSLGMDMQLEWLTLEDFQKHLDGEDENHISAEPISSSLLRDAVKSGDYMTVKMALSSREEYNLDQEDSSGMTLVMLAAAGGHDDLLRVLIRKGAKVNGRQKNGTTALIHAAEKNFLTTVAILLEAGAYVNMQQSSGETALMKACKRGNSDIVRLMIESGADCNILSKHQNSALHFAKQCNNILVYEQLKSHLETLSRVAEDTIRDYFEARLVLLEPVFPIACHRLCEGPDFSTDFNYKPPQNVPEGSGILLFIFHANFFGKEVVARLCGPCSVQAVVLNDKFQLPVFLDSHFIYSFSPTAGLNKLFIRLAEAPTAKVKLLIGAYRVQLQ from the exons atggcggcggcggggagcggggtTGAGGCGGCGGCGGCCAGGCTGGAGGGGgcgggggaagaggaggagacgGAGACGGCGGCCGGGGACGGGGAAAACGAGGTGGTGgacggcggcggggccggcggcgccGCGGGCTCTCAGGCGACCGGCGGCGAgagcgaggaggaggaggacgtGTTCGAAGTGGAGAAGATCCTCGACGTGAAGACCGAGGGG GGTGTCATTCTGTACAAAGTGCGGTGGAAGGGCTATACCTCTGATGACGATACCTGGGAACCAGAGGTTCATTTGGAAGACTGCAAAGAAGTGCTGCTTGAATTCAGAAAAAAGCTTGTGGACACCAAGCCGAAGCCTGTGAAAAAGGACCTTCAG AAACTTTGTCTAAACGATGACTTGTTTGAAGCAGAATCTGACAATGATGAGCAAAGCGAAACGAAAGAGGATATTtcaccaaagaagaaaaagaaaaagtcaaaagAGGGAGAAGATAGAAGTGTGGATgacctgaagaagaaaaagtcaaaaTCCACAAAAGTCAAAGAGAAAGCCAGGACAGAATGTGAAGGTTCCTCAGATAGTTTGGGTTTGGATTCAAAGCCCAAAAAAAGGacttcagaaacaaaggaagattCAAAGGATCcaaagaagcaaaggaaagaagatactaaggaagtaaagaaaaagaagggagaagttAAAGATGTGAAAGTAAAAACTAAAGAAGATTctaaagaaagtaaaaagtCGCGGAAGGAGAAGCAAGGAGATGCTCAGTTTGACGCAGAGCCCAGTGTTCTAGATGGTGCACTTTTTCAGGAGGTTGATCATGAAAATCCAGGGTTAggctctgaaaataaagaggaggaaCAGCaagtaaaaagtgaaaaagagagTTTGGAAGAAGAAATTGCTGAAAAAGATTCCATTGCCGACAGACTGCTTGATGGGTCAGCCAGTAATGAAGATGAAAGCGTCGAGGTTAAggctaaaagaaagaagaaaaagaatcagaaaattgAAGATTGCAAAGAGGAAGGTAGAAAAGTGGAAATCAAAGATGTctatttggagaagaaaagcatgctcaaaaagcagaaaagtcaAGAAAAAGTGAAAGTGGTGGCTGCAGAGTCAGAGAAAGCATCAGCTGCTCCCGTGTTGGCCCAGAAGGCTTTAAAG gagaaagaaataaagaaaactgaaatgaaggaaaaatctgtAAAAAAAGAgtctgagaaagaagaaaagagcagaaaagaacagaaggttGTAAAAG GCTATAAGGACATCAAAAGTGCACTTGACACGTTTAATGtagcttcagaagaaaaaaaggaatactCTGAGAATaactgcaaaagagaagaacCCTCGCTAGAATATAAATTCATagaagaattaaaattaaaagacagCAAAGTACACAAGGAGAGGAGGATAAAAGATGAAGCAGAAACATGGAATTACGTTGCTGCAGGAGGTGGTCGAGAAGTAGTGGATGTGTGTCAAATGGAGAACTCTG ATGGCAAGCAACAAGTCTTGAGTTTGGGTATGGACATGCAGTTAGAGTGGCTAACGCTCGAAGACTTTCAAAAGCATCTTGATGGAGAAGATGAGAATCACATCTCAGCAGAACCAATATCCAGTT CACTCCTGAGGGATGCTGTCAAAAGTGGAGATTATATGACTGTAAAGATGGCGCTTTCTTCAAGGGAGGAATATAATCTGGATCAAGAG GATTCCAGTGGAATGACTCTAGTaatgcttgctgctgctggtgggcatGACGACCTCCTCCGGGTCCTAATCAGGAAGGGAGCCAAAGTTAATGGCAGGCAGAAAAATGGAACAACTGCCTTGATACACGCAGCTGAAAAG aatttTCTAACAACAGTGGCCATTCTTCTGGAAGCTGGGGCATATGTGaacatgcagcagagcagcggTGAAACCGCGTTAATGAAG GCTTGTAAAAGAGGAAATTCGGACATCGTGCGACTTATGATTGAAAGCGGAGCGgactgtaacattttgtcaAAGCATCAGAACAGTGCACTGCATTTTGCTAAGCAGTGTAACAACATCCTGGTGTACGAACAGCTCAAGAGTCATCTGGAAAC ACTCTCAAGAGTAGCAGAAGATACAATCAGGGACTATTTTGAAGCTCGCCTTGTTTTGCTGGAGCCAGTCTTCCCAATTGCTTGTCACCGTCTCTGTGAAGGGCCGGACTTCTCCACAGACTTCAACTATAAACCCCCACAGAACGTGCCAGAAG
- the MPHOSPH8 gene encoding M-phase phosphoprotein 8 isoform X1: protein MAAAGSGVEAAAARLEGAGEEEETETAAGDGENEVVDGGGAGGAAGSQATGGESEEEEDVFEVEKILDVKTEGGVILYKVRWKGYTSDDDTWEPEVHLEDCKEVLLEFRKKLVDTKPKPVKKDLQKLCLNDDLFEAESDNDEQSETKEDISPKKKKKKSKEGEDRSVDDLKKKKSKSTKVKEKARTECEGSSDSLGLDSKPKKRTSETKEDSKDPKKQRKEDTKEVKKKKGEVKDVKVKTKEDSKESKKSRKEKQGDAQFDAEPSVLDGALFQEVDHENPGLGSENKEEEQQVKSEKESLEEEIAEKDSIADRLLDGSASNEDESVEVKAKRKKKKNQKIEDCKEEGRKVEIKDVYLEKKSMLKKQKSQEKVKVVAAESEKASAAPVLAQKALKVSAEERGRKAVESAEEEKEIKKTEMKEKSVKKESEKEEKSRKEQKVVKGYKDIKSALDTFNVASEEKKEYSENNCKREEPSLEYKFIEELKLKDSKVHKERRIKDEAETWNYVAAGGGREVVDVCQMENSDGKQQVLSLGMDMQLEWLTLEDFQKHLDGEDENHISAEPISSSLLRDAVKSGDYMTVKMALSSREEYNLDQEDSSGMTLVMLAAAGGHDDLLRVLIRKGAKVNGRQKNGTTALIHAAEKNFLTTVAILLEAGAYVNMQQSSGETALMKACKRGNSDIVRLMIESGADCNILSKHQNSALHFAKQCNNILVYEQLKSHLETLSRVAEDTIRDYFEARLVLLEPVFPIACHRLCEGPDFSTDFNYKPPQNVPEGSGILLFIFHANFFGKEVVARLCGPCSVQAVVLNDKFQLPVFLDSHFIYSFSPTAGLNKLFIRLAEAPTAKVKLLIGAYRVQLQ, encoded by the exons atggcggcggcggggagcggggtTGAGGCGGCGGCGGCCAGGCTGGAGGGGgcgggggaagaggaggagacgGAGACGGCGGCCGGGGACGGGGAAAACGAGGTGGTGgacggcggcggggccggcggcgccGCGGGCTCTCAGGCGACCGGCGGCGAgagcgaggaggaggaggacgtGTTCGAAGTGGAGAAGATCCTCGACGTGAAGACCGAGGGG GGTGTCATTCTGTACAAAGTGCGGTGGAAGGGCTATACCTCTGATGACGATACCTGGGAACCAGAGGTTCATTTGGAAGACTGCAAAGAAGTGCTGCTTGAATTCAGAAAAAAGCTTGTGGACACCAAGCCGAAGCCTGTGAAAAAGGACCTTCAG AAACTTTGTCTAAACGATGACTTGTTTGAAGCAGAATCTGACAATGATGAGCAAAGCGAAACGAAAGAGGATATTtcaccaaagaagaaaaagaaaaagtcaaaagAGGGAGAAGATAGAAGTGTGGATgacctgaagaagaaaaagtcaaaaTCCACAAAAGTCAAAGAGAAAGCCAGGACAGAATGTGAAGGTTCCTCAGATAGTTTGGGTTTGGATTCAAAGCCCAAAAAAAGGacttcagaaacaaaggaagattCAAAGGATCcaaagaagcaaaggaaagaagatactaaggaagtaaagaaaaagaagggagaagttAAAGATGTGAAAGTAAAAACTAAAGAAGATTctaaagaaagtaaaaagtCGCGGAAGGAGAAGCAAGGAGATGCTCAGTTTGACGCAGAGCCCAGTGTTCTAGATGGTGCACTTTTTCAGGAGGTTGATCATGAAAATCCAGGGTTAggctctgaaaataaagaggaggaaCAGCaagtaaaaagtgaaaaagagagTTTGGAAGAAGAAATTGCTGAAAAAGATTCCATTGCCGACAGACTGCTTGATGGGTCAGCCAGTAATGAAGATGAAAGCGTCGAGGTTAAggctaaaagaaagaagaaaaagaatcagaaaattgAAGATTGCAAAGAGGAAGGTAGAAAAGTGGAAATCAAAGATGTctatttggagaagaaaagcatgctcaaaaagcagaaaagtcaAGAAAAAGTGAAAGTGGTGGCTGCAGAGTCAGAGAAAGCATCAGCTGCTCCCGTGTTGGCCCAGAAGGCTTTAAAGGTGAGCGCTGAGGAGAGAGGACGCAAGGCTGTGGAGTCAGCTGAGGAG gagaaagaaataaagaaaactgaaatgaaggaaaaatctgtAAAAAAAGAgtctgagaaagaagaaaagagcagaaaagaacagaaggttGTAAAAG GCTATAAGGACATCAAAAGTGCACTTGACACGTTTAATGtagcttcagaagaaaaaaaggaatactCTGAGAATaactgcaaaagagaagaacCCTCGCTAGAATATAAATTCATagaagaattaaaattaaaagacagCAAAGTACACAAGGAGAGGAGGATAAAAGATGAAGCAGAAACATGGAATTACGTTGCTGCAGGAGGTGGTCGAGAAGTAGTGGATGTGTGTCAAATGGAGAACTCTG ATGGCAAGCAACAAGTCTTGAGTTTGGGTATGGACATGCAGTTAGAGTGGCTAACGCTCGAAGACTTTCAAAAGCATCTTGATGGAGAAGATGAGAATCACATCTCAGCAGAACCAATATCCAGTT CACTCCTGAGGGATGCTGTCAAAAGTGGAGATTATATGACTGTAAAGATGGCGCTTTCTTCAAGGGAGGAATATAATCTGGATCAAGAG GATTCCAGTGGAATGACTCTAGTaatgcttgctgctgctggtgggcatGACGACCTCCTCCGGGTCCTAATCAGGAAGGGAGCCAAAGTTAATGGCAGGCAGAAAAATGGAACAACTGCCTTGATACACGCAGCTGAAAAG aatttTCTAACAACAGTGGCCATTCTTCTGGAAGCTGGGGCATATGTGaacatgcagcagagcagcggTGAAACCGCGTTAATGAAG GCTTGTAAAAGAGGAAATTCGGACATCGTGCGACTTATGATTGAAAGCGGAGCGgactgtaacattttgtcaAAGCATCAGAACAGTGCACTGCATTTTGCTAAGCAGTGTAACAACATCCTGGTGTACGAACAGCTCAAGAGTCATCTGGAAAC ACTCTCAAGAGTAGCAGAAGATACAATCAGGGACTATTTTGAAGCTCGCCTTGTTTTGCTGGAGCCAGTCTTCCCAATTGCTTGTCACCGTCTCTGTGAAGGGCCGGACTTCTCCACAGACTTCAACTATAAACCCCCACAGAACGTGCCAGAAG